One Desulfovibrio sp. UIB00 DNA window includes the following coding sequences:
- a CDS encoding succinate dehydrogenase/fumarate reductase transmembrane subunit, whose amino-acid sequence MALSRSPVDDRTRLDFWQAASGAVLALFVCVHLVLEGTVVLSPALTNGIAWLLEVTMLAQVAAPVIMLLILFHFYIAARKMPFRANELGVFVQHSKGLKEVDTWLWLVQVFTAIVILAGAFYHVYSVMTDLPINVAGSAKRLHAGWLAFYVFFLPCVILHTGIGVYRLAVKFGVCVKATRPAWRKWTWIVMGCYLLLGAAALTRVWFLG is encoded by the coding sequence ATGGCCTTGAGCAGATCCCCTGTCGATGACCGAACCCGCCTTGATTTCTGGCAAGCGGCTTCTGGCGCGGTGCTGGCGCTTTTTGTGTGCGTCCATCTCGTGCTGGAAGGGACGGTCGTCCTTAGCCCCGCACTGACCAACGGCATTGCATGGTTGCTTGAAGTAACCATGCTCGCGCAGGTGGCGGCACCCGTCATCATGCTGCTGATCCTGTTCCATTTTTACATTGCAGCCCGCAAAATGCCCTTCCGTGCCAATGAGCTTGGCGTGTTTGTGCAGCACAGCAAGGGCCTCAAGGAAGTGGATACGTGGCTGTGGCTGGTGCAGGTTTTTACGGCCATCGTTATTCTGGCAGGCGCTTTCTACCATGTGTACAGCGTTATGACCGACCTGCCCATCAATGTGGCGGGCAGCGCCAAACGCCTGCACGCCGGCTGGCTGGCCTTCTACGTGTTCTTTCTGCCTTGCGTCATTCTGCATACGGGCATTGGCGTGTACCGCCTGGCCGTCAAGTTCGGCGTGTGCGTCAAGGCCACGCGCCCGGCGTGGCGCAAGTGGACCTGGATTGTCATGGGCTGTTATCTTCTGCTCGGCGCGGCGGCTCTGACCCGCGTGTGGTTCTTGGGATAG
- a CDS encoding fumarate reductase flavoprotein subunit: MRVFESDVLCIGAGLAGERVAVEAAQAGFSVICLSLVPPKRSHSSAAMGGMQAALGNSIMGEGDCPEVHFNDTVKGSDWGCDQEVARLFAETGPIAMREMAWMGVPWSRVVPGEHTYYKGGKPFQATEKKENEGLIHSRAFGGTAKWRTCYTSDGTGHAVLFTLDNRLLQLGVDVHDRMQAEALIHDGQRCMGCVARDLRTGELVGYFAKATLIATGGYGRIYRATTNAIICDGGGQITALETGVVPLGNMEAVQFHPTGTVPTDILVTEGCRGDGGTLLDVNEYRFMPDYEPEKAELASRDVVSRRMTEHMRKGLGVQSPYGEHLWLDIRHLGEKHITTNLREVYDISTHFLGVNPIHQLIPVRPTHHYSMGGVRINKDGHAYGLEGLFSAGEAACWDMHGFNRLGGNSLAETIVSGRIVGAKLVEFLKGYETVFSTQAMKDAATKVKERISALLRGTGDDCYTLRNAMQDIMMEHVGIFRNGKDLEAGVAKLQELLERTKNMRLASGNIPGPNAELSMALRVPGMLKLALCTAYGALMRTESRGAHAREDYPERNDKEWLNRTLAYWKEGDTLPTLKYEPATPFYILPPGDRGYGGGKIITADISPEKIVPYAQQG; the protein is encoded by the coding sequence ATGCGAGTTTTTGAAAGCGATGTTCTTTGCATAGGCGCCGGCCTGGCCGGGGAACGCGTTGCCGTGGAAGCGGCTCAGGCGGGTTTCAGCGTTATCTGTCTTTCACTGGTGCCGCCCAAGCGGTCGCACTCGTCAGCCGCCATGGGCGGCATGCAGGCGGCGCTGGGCAACTCCATCATGGGCGAGGGCGACTGCCCAGAGGTGCACTTCAACGATACGGTCAAGGGTTCCGACTGGGGCTGCGATCAGGAAGTGGCCCGCCTGTTTGCAGAGACAGGCCCCATCGCCATGCGCGAAATGGCCTGGATGGGCGTGCCCTGGAGCCGCGTTGTGCCTGGCGAGCACACCTACTACAAGGGCGGCAAGCCCTTTCAGGCAACGGAAAAAAAGGAAAACGAGGGGCTGATCCACTCCCGCGCCTTTGGCGGCACCGCCAAGTGGCGCACCTGTTATACATCTGACGGCACAGGCCACGCCGTGCTGTTCACCCTTGATAACCGTCTGCTGCAACTGGGCGTTGACGTGCATGACCGCATGCAGGCCGAGGCCCTGATTCATGATGGACAGCGCTGCATGGGCTGCGTTGCCCGCGATCTGCGCACCGGCGAACTGGTGGGCTATTTCGCCAAGGCCACGCTTATCGCCACGGGCGGTTATGGCCGCATTTACCGGGCCACCACCAATGCCATCATCTGTGACGGCGGCGGCCAGATCACGGCCCTTGAAACAGGCGTTGTGCCGCTGGGCAATATGGAAGCCGTGCAGTTTCACCCCACAGGCACCGTGCCCACGGATATTCTGGTCACGGAAGGCTGCCGTGGCGACGGCGGCACCCTGCTGGACGTGAACGAATACCGCTTTATGCCCGATTATGAGCCGGAAAAAGCCGAACTTGCCTCCCGCGACGTGGTGTCGCGCCGCATGACCGAGCACATGCGCAAGGGCCTTGGCGTACAAAGCCCCTATGGCGAGCACTTGTGGCTGGATATTCGCCATCTGGGCGAAAAGCACATCACCACAAACCTGCGCGAAGTGTACGACATCTCAACGCACTTCCTGGGCGTAAACCCCATCCACCAGCTTATACCTGTGCGGCCCACCCACCACTACAGCATGGGCGGCGTACGCATCAACAAGGACGGGCACGCCTACGGCCTTGAAGGACTTTTCTCCGCTGGCGAAGCAGCCTGCTGGGACATGCACGGATTCAACCGTCTGGGCGGCAACTCACTGGCGGAGACCATTGTTTCTGGCCGCATTGTTGGCGCAAAGCTGGTGGAATTCCTCAAAGGTTACGAAACTGTTTTCTCCACCCAGGCAATGAAGGACGCCGCCACCAAGGTCAAGGAGCGCATCTCTGCCCTGCTGCGCGGTACCGGCGATGATTGTTACACCCTGCGCAACGCCATGCAGGACATCATGATGGAGCATGTGGGTATTTTCCGTAACGGCAAGGATCTGGAAGCAGGCGTTGCCAAGTTGCAGGAACTGCTGGAGCGCACAAAGAACATGCGCCTTGCCAGCGGCAACATTCCCGGCCCCAATGCCGAGCTTTCCATGGCCCTGCGCGTACCGGGCATGCTCAAGCTGGCCCTGTGCACGGCCTACGGCGCGCTGATGCGCACAGAAAGCCGTGGCGCGCACGCCCGCGAGGATTACCCCGAGCGCAACGACAAGGAATGGCTCAACCGTACCCTGGCCTACTGGAAGGAAGGCGACACCCTGCCCACCCTCAAGTACGAACCGGCAACGCCGTTCTATATTCTGCCCCCCGGCGACCGTGGATACGGCGGCGGCAAGATCATAACCGCCGACATCAGCCCGGAAAAAATTGTACCGTACGCACAACAGGGGTAA
- a CDS encoding SLC13 family permease, translating to MKRPALWAFMLLAIVLFAGHEAFAASSLGIKLPEDPTKAYITLGILLVAAVMFFTEIVPLPITALLVPVALSLTNVVSSKVAFGYFGDPTVVLFMAMFIVGEATFITGFADKVGGLAVKLSKGNPVKLIVYTMAAIGLLSTVLSNTGTTVVAVPMVLGMCMKAKLAPGKVLMPVAFASSLGGTVTLVGTPPNGIINSMLAQTGQSPFGFFEFGLIGMPLLVVGLLYYAIAGHKLLPERMQLDGEDDIEVDAKVRRDNKMWHSVLIFAFVVAMMASEVMPLTTAAVLGACLMVITGCMTMREAFRSVDWTTIFLFAGMLSMSAAMDKSGAAAIVANAVVSTVNDPWMLMFVCCALTAAITNFMSNTATAALMAPLALPIAMASGISPLPIAMGIAMSASCCFLTPIATPPNTIVLGPGRYSFMDYVKAGWPLQLISLIMCWLLIPLIWPFH from the coding sequence GAAGACCCCACCAAGGCATACATCACCCTGGGCATCCTGCTGGTTGCAGCAGTGATGTTTTTTACGGAAATTGTCCCCCTGCCCATCACGGCCCTGCTTGTGCCGGTGGCTCTTTCGCTCACAAATGTGGTTTCGTCCAAGGTTGCTTTTGGCTACTTTGGCGACCCCACCGTTGTGCTCTTCATGGCCATGTTCATTGTGGGCGAAGCCACGTTTATTACCGGCTTTGCAGACAAGGTGGGCGGTCTTGCTGTCAAATTGTCCAAGGGCAATCCCGTCAAGCTCATCGTCTACACCATGGCAGCCATCGGCCTGCTCTCAACCGTGCTTTCAAACACCGGCACCACAGTTGTGGCCGTGCCCATGGTGCTTGGCATGTGCATGAAGGCCAAGCTTGCCCCCGGCAAGGTGCTTATGCCCGTTGCCTTTGCCTCGTCACTGGGCGGCACGGTAACCCTTGTGGGCACGCCGCCCAACGGCATTATAAACTCCATGCTGGCCCAGACAGGGCAAAGCCCCTTTGGCTTTTTTGAATTCGGCCTTATCGGCATGCCTCTGCTGGTTGTGGGCTTGCTTTACTATGCCATTGCGGGCCACAAATTGCTGCCCGAAAGAATGCAACTCGATGGCGAAGACGACATTGAAGTTGATGCCAAGGTACGCCGCGACAACAAAATGTGGCATTCCGTGCTGATCTTCGCCTTTGTGGTCGCCATGATGGCCAGCGAAGTCATGCCCCTGACCACCGCCGCCGTTCTGGGCGCCTGCCTTATGGTCATTACAGGCTGCATGACCATGCGTGAAGCCTTCCGCAGCGTTGACTGGACAACAATTTTTCTGTTCGCGGGCATGCTTTCCATGTCTGCCGCCATGGACAAATCCGGCGCTGCCGCCATCGTGGCGAATGCCGTGGTGAGCACGGTCAATGACCCGTGGATGCTCATGTTTGTGTGCTGCGCCCTCACCGCCGCCATCACCAACTTCATGTCCAATACCGCCACGGCGGCCCTGATGGCCCCGCTGGCTCTGCCCATCGCCATGGCCAGCGGCATTTCGCCCCTGCCCATCGCCATGGGCATTGCCATGTCGGCCTCGTGCTGCTTCCTGACGCCCATTGCCACCCCGCCCAACACCATCGTGCTCGGCCCCGGCAGATACAGCTTCATGGATTACGTCAAGGCTGGCTGGCCTTTGCAGTTAATTTCGCTCATTATGTGCTGGCTGCTTATCCCGCTGATCTGGCCTTTCCATTGA
- a CDS encoding Fe-S-containing hydro-lyase — protein MSENQMKKIRAPFDEATARSLRAGDRVLISGTILAARDAAHKRLVETLDRGEPLPVDLKGAVVYYVGPSPAKPGEVIGAAGPTTSGRMDAYTPRLLDQGLKGMIGKGYRKPEVVEAMKKHGVPYLAAVGGAGALIARSIKKYTVLAYEDLGPEAVAAMEVEDFPAIVVIDSTGDNYYETGQAPYRRS, from the coding sequence ATGTCGGAAAACCAGATGAAAAAAATACGCGCTCCTTTTGACGAAGCCACCGCGCGTTCACTGCGCGCGGGCGACCGGGTACTGATTTCGGGCACCATTCTTGCCGCGCGCGATGCGGCCCACAAACGTCTTGTAGAGACTCTGGACAGGGGCGAACCCCTGCCCGTGGATCTGAAGGGCGCAGTGGTCTATTACGTGGGGCCAAGCCCGGCCAAACCCGGCGAAGTGATCGGCGCTGCCGGGCCAACCACCTCGGGGCGTATGGATGCCTACACCCCGCGTCTGCTTGATCAAGGCCTGAAAGGCATGATTGGCAAGGGCTACCGCAAGCCCGAAGTGGTGGAAGCCATGAAAAAGCATGGCGTGCCGTATCTTGCCGCCGTGGGCGGCGCAGGCGCCCTGATCGCCCGCAGCATCAAAAAATACACAGTGCTGGCTTACGAAGACCTTGGGCCGGAAGCCGTGGCTGCCATGGAAGTGGAGGATTTTCCCGCCATTGTGGTCATCGACAGCACGGGCGACAATTACTACGAGACAGGGCAGGCCCCGTACAGACGATCCTGA
- a CDS encoding fumarate hydratase codes for MKEINVEDIARAVADLAVRACCRLPQDMVDGMHKAHEAEPSPVGKNILEQLLENAAIAASDGIPICQDTGLAVIFADVGQDVRIVGGAFEDAVNEGVRRGYVDGYLRKSCVAEPLFERKNTRDNTPAVIHTRLVPGDSLRLRLAPKGAGSENKSVVKMLVPADGIEGVRKVVLDAVLAAGPNSCPPMVVGVGLGGTMEMAAICAKRAAARDLESRNHDPRYAAFEEELLELINKTGIGPQGLGGLTTALKVHVEWAPTHIASLPVAVNINCHAARHAEVTL; via the coding sequence ATGAAGGAAATCAATGTTGAGGACATAGCGCGCGCCGTTGCCGACCTTGCAGTGCGGGCCTGCTGCCGCCTGCCGCAGGATATGGTGGACGGCATGCATAAGGCGCATGAGGCGGAACCCTCGCCCGTGGGCAAAAACATTCTTGAACAACTGCTGGAAAATGCGGCAATCGCGGCCAGCGATGGCATCCCCATTTGTCAGGATACCGGCCTTGCCGTCATTTTTGCCGATGTGGGACAGGATGTGCGCATTGTGGGCGGCGCATTTGAAGACGCCGTCAATGAGGGCGTGCGCCGGGGCTATGTGGACGGGTACCTGCGCAAATCCTGTGTGGCGGAGCCATTGTTTGAACGCAAAAATACGCGCGACAACACTCCTGCCGTCATCCACACCCGTCTTGTGCCGGGAGACTCTCTGCGCCTGCGCCTGGCCCCCAAGGGGGCAGGTTCTGAAAACAAGAGCGTGGTCAAAATGCTTGTGCCCGCTGACGGCATTGAAGGCGTGCGTAAGGTGGTGCTGGATGCCGTGCTGGCAGCAGGGCCTAACTCCTGTCCGCCCATGGTGGTGGGCGTTGGCCTTGGCGGCACCATGGAAATGGCCGCCATTTGCGCCAAGCGCGCCGCCGCCCGCGACCTTGAAAGCCGCAACCATGATCCGCGCTACGCGGCCTTTGAAGAAGAACTGCTTGAGCTTATCAACAAGACCGGCATTGGCCCTCAGGGCCTTGGCGGGCTGACTACGGCGCTGAAAGTGCATGTGGAATGGGCGCCCACCCACATTGCCTCCCTGCCTGTGGCAGTGAACATCAACTGCCACGCGGCGCGCCACGCCGAAGTTACGCTGTAG